CGGGCAAGACCACGCTGCTGCTCTGCCTTATTGGCGAAATGGCCTATACAGGGCGTATCCAGTTCGCTGGGTTAGAGCATCAGCCCCGCATGGCCTATGTGCCGCAGCATTTGATTATGGATCGCAGCCTGCCCTTGCGCGTATGCGAATTTCTGGCCCTGAGCCGCCAGCGCCAGCCCTTGTGGCTGGGCCTGCGCCCTTGGGCGCGCAGCGAGGGGCGGCAGCTTTTGCAGATGGTCAAGGCCGAGCATCTGGAGCAGAGCCGCATGGGTGACCTTTCTGGCGGCGAACTGCGCCGTGTGCTGCTGGCTGCGGCTCTTGGTCGCAATCCGGAACTGCTGGTGCTGGACGAGCCTGCGGCAGGCGTAGACGTGCGCGGCGAGAGGCTCTTTTGGGAATTGCTGGATGCCGCCCGGCACGAGCGCGGCTTTACGCAGATCATGGTCAGCCACAATCTGCCTCTGGTGGCGCACTACGCAACCCACGTGATCTGCCTCAACAAGACAGTATGCGCCACAGGCGCGCCGCGCGCCACGCTGACATCTTCCACCCTTATGGAACTTTTTGGCGTGCCTATCCACCTGTACCCGGACCAGTGCGACCCTGAAGACCCCGGCTGCCCGCAGTGCGGCGTGGTGAGCGAAGCCGAGGGCCTGCTGCCCAACTATGCGTCCATAGAGCGGCGGGAGGCCGCCCGCCTGAATGCGCGCCTGAATTCCCGTCTGTCTGCCCGCATGAGCGCCTCACAAAGTGAACCCTGCGGCGAAAAATCGTCGGATCAGGGAGGTTCCCGTGCCTGATCTCAGCCCAATATATGCGCTTATTTCCATGATTCCGCTCGATTGCCTGCAAATGCGTTTCATGCAGCAGGCCTTGCTCGGAGTGCTGCTGCTGGCCCCTATGGCCTCTGTACTCGGGGTGGAAGTTATCAATTTTCGCATGGCCTTTTTTTCAGACGCCATCGGGCACTCGGCCTTTGCCGGGGTTGCGCTGGGGTTGATACTGGCTGTGCCGCCGCGTCTTGCCATGCCCCTGTTTGGCATACTGGTGGGGCTTGGCATCATGGCTGTGCGGCGCAAGAGCGACCTTTCGTCCGACACAGTCATCGGCATTGTTTTTTCTGCCGTGGTGGCCTTTGGCCTTGCCGTGGTGAGCCGTGCCGAGGGCGTAGGTAGGGACATGCAGCGCTTTTTGTACGGCGATATCCTTACCATCACCGATGGTGAAATTGGCTTTCTGGCCCTGCTCTTTATTGCCCTGCTTCTGTTTCAGACCGTGGGCTACAACAGGCTGATGTATATTGCCCTGAATCCGGTTATGGCGCGGGTTCACGGTGTACGCGTGGCAATGTGGCAGTATGCTTTTGCCGGGCTGCTGGCACTGGTGGTGATGTTTTCTGTATGGGCGGTGGGCGTGCTGCTGGTGACGGCCATGCTCATTGTGCCCGCCGCCACGGCCCGCAATTTTGCCCGTTCTGCCGGGGGCATGTTCTGGTGGGCGCTTTTGGTGGGCACATCATCCGCCTTCGCAGGGCTGACCCTTTCCGCTCAGGAATGGCTGGCTACGGCCAGCGGGGCCACCATTATTCTTGTGGCCTGCTGCTGGTTTGCGGTGAGCCTCTTTGCCGCTCAGGCCACGGGCCGCAGACGCTCCTGACGGCAGTGCCGCAGCGCATCTTTGCGCCTGCTCTGGCCCGCTCTGGCCGATACCACAAAAAAAACGCCTTCCCCTTTCAGTTGGGGAAGGCGTTTTGGCTTTTGGGGTAGCTGTTCGAGCTAGGCCAGCTTTTTGACCGCTTCCAGAGCGGCGGCGTAGTCAGGCTCGTGGGTAACTTCGCCCACAAGCTGGCTGTAAGCCAGGGTGCCGTCGGGGGCGACCACAAAGACCGTGCGGGCCAGCAGATCCAGCTCCTTGATCAGGATGCCATAGGCCTTGCCAAAGGCGCCAGCGCGGTAGTCGGAGAGGGCTTCAACAGCGGTTACGCCAGCAGCTCCGCACCAACGGGCCTGCGCAAAGGGCAGATCTCGGCTCACGGCCACAATACGCACCTTGTCGGACAGGGCGGCGGCTTCGGTATTGAAGCGGCGAACTTCCATATCGCATACGGGAGTATCCAGCGAGGGAACGCATACAAGCACAAGCACCTTGCCAGCGTAGTCTTTCAGGCTGCGGGGGCTCATATCGTTGGCGGTCAGCGTGAAGTCGGGAGCCTTGCCGCCAACGGCGGGCTGGGTGCCTTCAAGATGCATGGCATTGCCTTTGAACGTAACTGTATCCATAGGAAACTCCTTATTGTTTCAGGGTTCTTGGATTCTGTGCTATCAAGGCTTTATTGTCAATGATTATTATTAGCGAGGTAGGATTTCCAGATTTCTCGCTCTCACCTTTTCAGTGTATCGTTGCAGGAAAGTGTTCGCAAGGGCAGTGCGCGGCGGTACGCTGCGGCGGTGGAGAAAACCTTTTGCTTCTCCATTGCCATGCGCGCGGCAATGCCTATATTTACATAAGAATGTGCCTACAGCAGGAGAATTTGATGAGTACTTTGACACCTCGCGGCATTGTTGCCGAGCTTGATAAATTTGTGGTGGGACAGGAACAGGCCAAGCGCATGGTTGCCGTGGCGGTGCGCAACCGCTGGCGGAGGCAGCATCTTTCGGCGGAGTTGCGCGATGAAGTTTCGCCCAAGAATATCATCATGATGGGCCCCACGGGCGTGGGCAAAACGGAAATTGCCCGGCGGCTGGCCAAGCTCTCAGGCGCGCCCTTTGTAAAGGTTGAAGCCACCAAGTTTACCGAAGTGGGCTATGTGGGGCGAGATGTGGAATCCATGGTGCGCGACCTCATGGAAATCGGCATAAACCTTGTGCGCGATGAGGAAAATGCCCGTGTGCGCAAGGCTGCCGAGGCAGCTGCGGAATCGCGCCTTATGGATTTGCTGTTGCCCAGCTCCTTTGGGTCGGAAGAGCGCGCCTCCACGCGCGAAAAGCTCTTGCAGCAGTTCCGCCTTGGCTTTCTGGACGACCGTGAAGTGGAAGTGGATGTGACCGAGCAGGGAGGCGGCAGCGTTGACCTGTTTGCCATCCCCGGCATGGAGCAGATGGGCGGGCAGGTTAAGGACATGTTCAGCAAGGCCTTTCCGCCCAAGCACAGCCGCCGCAAAATGAAGGTGCGCAACGCTTTTTCCGTGCTGGTGCAGGAAGAATCAGGCAGGCTTGTGGATCAGGAGGCTCTGGTGGACAAGGCCCGCGAAAGGGTAGAGCAGACGGGCATCATCTTTATTGACGAAATCGACAAGATCGCCAGTTCCTCGCAAAACCGCACGTCAGACATTTCGCGCGAGGGCGTGCAGCGCGACCTGCTGCCCATTGTGGAAGGCAGCTCGGTCAACACCAAGTATGGCATGATCCGCACGGATCATATCCTGTTTATCGCGGCGGGGGCTTTCCATTTCAGCAAGCCATCGGACATGATCCCCGAATTGCAGGGGCGTTTTCCCTTGCGGGTTGAATTGCAGCCTCTTGGCAAGGAAGAGTTTTTGCGCATCCTCAAGGAGCCGGACAACGCCCTGACCAAGCAGTATGAAGCATTGCTGGGCACGGAGCAGATTCGCCTGAGCTTTACGGATGACGGGCTGGAAGAAATCGCGGCCTTTGCGGAAGACACCAATTCCCGCACGGAAAATATCGGCGCGAGGCGGCTCTATACCATCATGGAAAAGATCCTGGCTGACATATCCTTTGACGCGCCTGAAATGCCCGGCGCGCAGGTGGTGGTCAACAAGGCCTATGTGGAAGAGCACTTGCAGGATGTGCGCGACGATCAGGATTTGAGCCAGTATATTCTGTAGGCTCTGGGTCTGTGCGCGGCTTCGGCAACGTGACAGCGGAAGCAGAGCACAAGGAATTGAAGTACCAAAGATCAATAAAACCGGCCACTGGCCGGTTTTATTGTAACTACATGGAGAACAAAAGAAAAAAGGTTCGCGGTATAACCGCGAACCTGGATTTTCTGGTGGGCCATCAGGGACTCGAACCCCGAACCAACTGATTAAGAGTCAGCTGCTCTACCAATTGAGCTAATGACCCGCATTGCGTGAAGAGGTGTTTACGCAAATGGGGGGGAAGTGTCAAGCGGATACGATTTTTTTTGTAAAATTATTTTGCGCGTCAGGCCATTACCTGCAAATATCGACGCGGCAGAACCGTTAAATTTCCGCTCTGGACGGGGAGATTTTCAAGTTGTGAAGGCAAAAAAGCTTTTTGCCGGTGAGGCATGGCAATCCAGCCGCGGCTGACTCCCTCGTGAATCCACTTAGTAAAATTACACAGCCTGATTGGTGTGCCTGACAGGAGCGGGCATTAAAAGACCGTGATTTTGATTCAGCGAAGCGCAGTCTGTTAAAATGGCTCTACACCAAAACCGGGGCAAGCCGGATACCAGCGCAGGCTTTTTTCTCTATGGGGTCACGCAGCAAACAAAAAAAAGGACCTGCATTTTTGCAAGCCCTTATTTTTTGCTGGTACCGGGAGCGAGACTTGAACTCGCAAGAGGTTGCCCTCGGCGGATTTTGAGTCCGCTGCGTCTACCAATTCCACCATCCCGGCAGACTGACCAAGACACATGGGCAATGCCGCATATGCATGACGTGAGTGGCTTTGTAGCCCAAGGAGCGCCGATTCGTCAAGCCCTCAGCGCGGTTGGCTCTCTGATTGGGCCAAAAGCAGCCCGGCGCCGCAGTACAGCATTGGCTGGCTGAGAGTTCGAGAATGATCACCAACATTGTATTGGAAAGAGACGGATTTTTATTACGGTCTGCCAGTCTTGAAGATTCAGAACCTTACTATGGACAGATTTACAATCCATTGGACAGAGAACTTGTGAAAATGACAGGGTGCAAAGCTAGCTTTACAAGAGAAGAAGTCACTTCTTTTTTTAGTAAATCTATTGCTGCTGCCGACAGATATCTATTTTTACTCATGGCACCGGACAAAAATATTATTGGTGAATGCGTGGTGAGTGAAATTGATCCTGTTCTTCGCAGTGCTCATTTTCGCATTGCTATCCTTCAAAATGCATATAGAGAAGAGGACTTGAAACATGGGCAGTTCAGTCCGTTTGCAGCTTTGTTTTTGATGAATTAAAGATGCATCGTCTTGAGCTGAATGCGTTTTCATACAACACCCAAGCGCAACGCGTGTATGAAAATCAGGGCTCAGGGTAGAAGGCATCCGGCGCGATTCTATTATGTATAATGGCAGGTATGAGGATGATATTCTGATGTCGATGTTGCAAGACGAATGGCATTTAATGTACTAACATATAAAGATAATATCGCAGATGACCCGTCTGCTGCTTATGTAGGGGCCAGCTGCTGTACTTACGTCTCGTGATTGCTCTTAATATCTTGATTGCCAGCGCCATAGAACAGGTTGTGGCACTATTACTCAATGGCGTGTGTATCCCTATCGACAAGCTGATGTCCTTACGCTAACTTGTTACACAGTTTTAGGCCGAATCATGTCGGCGGCATCTGCAACAGCGAGGTATCCTGTGTTTTCTTATAGGGATTGTCGTGTCTTGCCTGCCTTTAAGGGCGGCGGGTCATGACAGCATCAGCGCCTTCAGGTTGGAGGCCCTCATTCGAGGCGGCGTGTCAGCGCCCGCCTGTTTCCCCTTCCCATAGCCTAGGCAGGAAGCGGGGGCTTTTTTATTGCCTGCCGTACCCCTGCTCTTGTTCCATATCTCCCCACGTTTCCCCATGTAGCAGTTTAGTTGCCGAGGCTTTCCATTGTATTGACCGCCTTGCAGCACTGCGCTGCTGGCGCTTTTGTCATATTGCCCGCTCCACAGCCTTGCGCTGTGCGGCGGGTTTTGTTTTGCGTTTTTGTACCGCAGCAATGGGTACGATCAGGAGTATGCGCTATGTATGTAGCTGGAATTGATGTGGGTTCTGTGGCTGCAAAGGCCGTTGTGCTTGAGCTGCTGCCCAACGGCGGCTCGCAGATTGCCGGGCGGGCAGTGCTGCCCACAGGCTGGAATACCGCCGAGGCGGGCGAATTTGCGCTCAACAATGCCTGCGAGGCTGCCGCAATGGCGCGCAACGATCTGAGGCATGTCACTGCCACGGGCTACGGGCGCATTGCCCTGCCTTTTGCCGACAAAACGGTTACGGAGATCAGTTGTCATGCGCGGGGCGCTGCACATCTTTTCCCCCGCGCCGGGCTTGTGCTCGATATCGGCGGGCAGGACAGCAAGGTAATAAGCCTGGATATCCCGCGTGAATCGGAAGCGGCCAATCTGGATGCGGGCAGTCTGGATGCAGCTGGCGGCGCGGCCAGTTTGGGCGCGCTCAAATCCGCGGGCAAACCGGGCGCAGTGCGCGATTTTTTGATGAACGACAAGTGCGCGGCAGGCACCGGACGTTTTTTGCAGGTGCTCTCGGGTATTTTGAACATGCCGTTGGACGAACTGGGCAAGGCAGCCGCTACTGGCAAGCCTGTGGCCATCTCAAGCATGTGCGCCGTGTTTGCAGAAACGGAAATTGTGGGCCTGCTGGCCCGCAGTACGCCGCCGCAAGATATAGCAGCAGGGGTGTTCCGCGCCATTGCCCGCAGAATGTGCGCCCTTGCCCGGCGCATCCCCATGCAGGGGGAATGCGTATTTACCGGCGGTCTGGCAACCAGCCCCGCCTTTGCCGCCATACTTTCAGACGAACTCGGCCTGCCCGTTCAGGTGCCGCACGACCCGCAGACTGTGGGTGCGCTCGGGGCGGCCCTGATTGCCGCAGATTTGTGCGCGAAAAAAGACCGCGCTCTCAATACACAGCAATAACCTCAATAACCTCGCAAGGAAGGAAAGCATCATGAAGTGTGCCAGCTTTGACCGCATTATTACCGCTTTTGAAAAAAACGCTCTGGCAGTGCAGGAGGCCAAGAGGGAAGGTAAAAAAGTTGTGGGCCAGTACTGCCTGTACAGCCCTTCTGAAATAGCGGTGGCCGCAGGGGCCATTCCGGTTTCCTTGTGCGGCACCCGCAACGATTCCATCCCCGCGGCAGAAGAAATGCTGCCCCGCGCCCTTTGTCCGCTCATCAAGAGCAGCTTCGGCTTTGCGCTTAAAGACAGTTGCCCCTACCTGAGCGCGGCAGATGTGGTTGTGGCCGACACCACCTGTGACGGCAAAAAGAAAATGTACGAGCTGCTTGCAGCCTACAAACCCGTTTTTCTGCTGCAACTGCCCCAGGTGCAGAATGATGACGCCCTTGCATACTGGCGGCATCAGTTTGAGCTGCTCATCGCCTATCTGGAAAAAGAATTTGGCGTATCCATCACAGAGCAGAAACTGCGCGACGCCATCAAGCTCATGAACCGTGAGCGCATGGCCCTCAAGGCCGTTATGGATCTGGCAAAGCGCAAACCCTCGCCCATCACGGGCATGGAGCTGCTGGAAATCGGGTTCAAAACGTCCTTCTTCCCTGATAAGGAAAAAGGCATCTCCATGATGCTGGAGCTTGCGGACGAACTTGGCAAAATGGCCGATGCGGGGCAGACAGGCGTTGCCGCAAGCGCGCCGCGCATACTGCTGACGGGCGTTCCTGTGGGCATGGGGTCGCACAAGGTTGTGCGCCTGATTGAAGAATGCGGCGGCAGCGTGGTCTGCCTTGATAACTGCTCCGGCTACAAGAAAACCCGCGTGATGATGGACGAGCAGGGCGACCCGCTGACCGAGATGGCCCGCCGTTATCTGGATGTGCCCTGTGCCGTCATGTCGCCCAATCCGCGCCGCTACGAGGCCATCAAGGAACTGGCGGCAGATTTCGCGGTGGATGCTGTGGTTGACCAGACCTGGCAGGGCTGCCAGACCTATGCGGTGGAATCGTCCTCTCTCAAGAAATTTGTTCAGGATTCCTTGCAGTTGCCCTTCCTGCAAATCGAAACAGACTACTCTGAAACGGATACGGAGCAGCTCAAGGTTCGCGTAGAGGCGTTTATCGAAATGCTGTAAAAGCTGCGGTTACTCCCGCCAGCGTCAGGCGGCCCGCGCTGCTCCCGAATGTAATTACGGGGCAGGGCAGGCCGCCTGATTTTTTTTGCGGATGCGGATGCGCTTGGGGCCTCAGATTATGGTCTTGGCAGCCTCAGCTTCTCTTTTTGCGCACTTGTAATGGTACATCTTAACGTCTGCCCGCGAAATGGTGTCGTCAATGCTGTCATCCTGCGCCGGGTCAAATTGCGCAATGCCGTACGAAAAGCACAGGCAGAAGTTTCCAATGGTAACTTGTCGTGCCTCAACGCAAATTTCAGCAATCTTTTTTTCTGTTGCGTCCAGGCTGGCGTTGAACAGCAATGTAACAAACTCATCACCGCCAATGCGGTACGTTGAGCCCTGAGTCCTGAAATTTTTCATAAGAAGCTGGGCAAGGGCCCTGATGTGTTCATCGCCAGCCGAGTGACCAAACTGGTCGTTGATGGCTTTAAGTTTGTTCAGGTCGCACGACACCACAGTAATGTTTTTTTGCTGCTCTGCGCCGCGTAGCTTGTGGGTGGCCAGTTCAAAGGCGTTGCGGTTCATTGCGCCTGTGAGCAAATCTGTATATGCGAGCCATTGATAGAGCGGAATGGAAAAGCTGCGAATCAGCACAATGGCCACAAAGCCAACGCCA
Above is a window of Desulfovibrio desulfuricans DSM 642 DNA encoding:
- a CDS encoding metal ABC transporter ATP-binding protein, yielding MANNSLLAPSVCFENVCLSRGGNLILNNICATAPAGGSTVLVGPNGAGKTTLLLCLIGEMAYTGRIQFAGLEHQPRMAYVPQHLIMDRSLPLRVCEFLALSRQRQPLWLGLRPWARSEGRQLLQMVKAEHLEQSRMGDLSGGELRRVLLAAALGRNPELLVLDEPAAGVDVRGERLFWELLDAARHERGFTQIMVSHNLPLVAHYATHVICLNKTVCATGAPRATLTSSTLMELFGVPIHLYPDQCDPEDPGCPQCGVVSEAEGLLPNYASIERREAARLNARLNSRLSARMSASQSEPCGEKSSDQGGSRA
- a CDS encoding metal ABC transporter permease, with protein sequence MPDLSPIYALISMIPLDCLQMRFMQQALLGVLLLAPMASVLGVEVINFRMAFFSDAIGHSAFAGVALGLILAVPPRLAMPLFGILVGLGIMAVRRKSDLSSDTVIGIVFSAVVAFGLAVVSRAEGVGRDMQRFLYGDILTITDGEIGFLALLFIALLLFQTVGYNRLMYIALNPVMARVHGVRVAMWQYAFAGLLALVVMFSVWAVGVLLVTAMLIVPAATARNFARSAGGMFWWALLVGTSSAFAGLTLSAQEWLATASGATIILVACCWFAVSLFAAQATGRRRS
- the tpx gene encoding thiol peroxidase encodes the protein MDTVTFKGNAMHLEGTQPAVGGKAPDFTLTANDMSPRSLKDYAGKVLVLVCVPSLDTPVCDMEVRRFNTEAAALSDKVRIVAVSRDLPFAQARWCGAAGVTAVEALSDYRAGAFGKAYGILIKELDLLARTVFVVAPDGTLAYSQLVGEVTHEPDYAAALEAVKKLA
- the hslU gene encoding ATP-dependent protease ATPase subunit HslU, which gives rise to MSTLTPRGIVAELDKFVVGQEQAKRMVAVAVRNRWRRQHLSAELRDEVSPKNIIMMGPTGVGKTEIARRLAKLSGAPFVKVEATKFTEVGYVGRDVESMVRDLMEIGINLVRDEENARVRKAAEAAAESRLMDLLLPSSFGSEERASTREKLLQQFRLGFLDDREVEVDVTEQGGGSVDLFAIPGMEQMGGQVKDMFSKAFPPKHSRRKMKVRNAFSVLVQEESGRLVDQEALVDKARERVEQTGIIFIDEIDKIASSSQNRTSDISREGVQRDLLPIVEGSSVNTKYGMIRTDHILFIAAGAFHFSKPSDMIPELQGRFPLRVELQPLGKEEFLRILKEPDNALTKQYEALLGTEQIRLSFTDDGLEEIAAFAEDTNSRTENIGARRLYTIMEKILADISFDAPEMPGAQVVVNKAYVEEHLQDVRDDQDLSQYIL
- a CDS encoding acyl-CoA dehydratase activase, which codes for MYVAGIDVGSVAAKAVVLELLPNGGSQIAGRAVLPTGWNTAEAGEFALNNACEAAAMARNDLRHVTATGYGRIALPFADKTVTEISCHARGAAHLFPRAGLVLDIGGQDSKVISLDIPRESEAANLDAGSLDAAGGAASLGALKSAGKPGAVRDFLMNDKCAAGTGRFLQVLSGILNMPLDELGKAAATGKPVAISSMCAVFAETEIVGLLARSTPPQDIAAGVFRAIARRMCALARRIPMQGECVFTGGLATSPAFAAILSDELGLPVQVPHDPQTVGALGAALIAADLCAKKDRALNTQQ
- a CDS encoding double-cubane-cluster-containing anaerobic reductase; this encodes MKCASFDRIITAFEKNALAVQEAKREGKKVVGQYCLYSPSEIAVAAGAIPVSLCGTRNDSIPAAEEMLPRALCPLIKSSFGFALKDSCPYLSAADVVVADTTCDGKKKMYELLAAYKPVFLLQLPQVQNDDALAYWRHQFELLIAYLEKEFGVSITEQKLRDAIKLMNRERMALKAVMDLAKRKPSPITGMELLEIGFKTSFFPDKEKGISMMLELADELGKMADAGQTGVAASAPRILLTGVPVGMGSHKVVRLIEECGGSVVCLDNCSGYKKTRVMMDEQGDPLTEMARRYLDVPCAVMSPNPRRYEAIKELAADFAVDAVVDQTWQGCQTYAVESSSLKKFVQDSLQLPFLQIETDYSETDTEQLKVRVEAFIEML